One part of the Streptomyces lydicus genome encodes these proteins:
- a CDS encoding transglycosylase family protein, whose translation MRSGNGRHRRPRQAPAIFVTAGVTGAGLALPLLSAGGAHAADTATWDKVAQCESGGVWSAASGNGFYGGLQLTQEMWDRHGGTAYASRPDLASRAQQIAVAETILDDRGPDAWPSCAVNAGLTKDGRAPEVDPGSTSTPLPDPADSGLSTGPQDDEDPSGEPSDDPSDATPSPSAPDASNPGDSGDTTGHQDRNPDRNQEPSGSATPGDDGDGASGTGDPSHAGDPSRTGDPSSTGDPADSTDPADGGSRTDTAGEAHREPTKGRHRGDTDDGAGDGTDRASGGRHASRGGDAHRTDPAAGDYTVRPGDSLSAIAQAHRLSGGWPALYERNEGVIGSDADLIQPGQQLDLGHDAG comes from the coding sequence ATGCGTTCCGGGAACGGCCGACATCGTCGCCCCCGTCAAGCACCGGCCATCTTTGTCACGGCGGGAGTCACCGGCGCGGGACTCGCGCTGCCGCTGCTCTCCGCCGGCGGCGCCCACGCCGCCGACACCGCGACCTGGGACAAGGTCGCCCAGTGCGAGAGCGGTGGCGTGTGGAGTGCGGCCTCGGGCAACGGCTTCTACGGCGGGCTGCAGCTGACCCAGGAGATGTGGGACCGCCACGGCGGCACGGCCTACGCCTCGCGCCCCGACCTCGCCAGCCGCGCCCAGCAGATCGCGGTGGCCGAGACGATCCTCGACGACCGCGGGCCGGACGCCTGGCCGAGCTGCGCGGTGAACGCGGGGCTGACCAAGGACGGCCGGGCCCCCGAGGTCGATCCGGGCAGCACCAGCACCCCGCTGCCCGACCCGGCCGACTCCGGGCTCTCCACGGGGCCGCAGGACGACGAGGACCCGTCGGGCGAGCCGTCCGACGACCCGTCCGACGCGACGCCCTCGCCCTCCGCCCCCGACGCCTCGAACCCGGGCGACTCCGGCGACACCACCGGCCACCAGGACCGGAACCCGGACCGGAACCAGGAGCCGTCCGGCTCCGCCACACCGGGCGACGACGGGGACGGTGCCTCCGGTACCGGCGACCCGAGCCACGCCGGCGACCCGTCCCGCACCGGCGACCCGTCCAGCACCGGCGACCCTGCGGACTCCACGGACCCGGCCGACGGCGGCAGCCGTACGGACACGGCCGGCGAGGCCCACCGGGAGCCCACCAAGGGCAGGCACCGCGGCGACACGGACGACGGCGCGGGCGACGGCACCGACCGCGCCTCCGGCGGCCGGCACGCCTCGCGCGGCGGCGACGCGCACCGTACGGACCCGGCGGCCGGCGACTACACCGTCCGCCCCGGTGACAGCCTGTCAGCCATCGCGCAGGCCCACCGGCTGTCCGGCGGCTGGCCCGCGCTCTACGAGCGCAACGAGGGCGTCATCGGCTCCGACGCGGACCTGATCCAGCCCGGCCAGCAGCTCGATCTCGGGCACGACGCAGGCTAG